A window of the Deltaproteobacteria bacterium genome harbors these coding sequences:
- a CDS encoding SRPBCC family protein, with protein sequence MPRIELTIHIAAPRERCFDLTRSVELHTRSTASTGERAIAGRTSGLLTLGDEVTWRARHFGVWQTLTSRITAYERPAYFRDSMVRGAFARLDHEHYFAEDGRGGTVMRDLFDFAAPFGMLGWVAERLILTTYLRRFLEARNREIKVVAESDAWRQFVPPAV encoded by the coding sequence GTGCCACGCATCGAGCTCACAATTCACATCGCCGCTCCCAGGGAGCGGTGCTTCGACTTGACCCGGAGCGTGGAGCTTCATACCCGTTCGACCGCATCGACTGGCGAACGTGCGATCGCCGGTCGCACGAGCGGCCTATTGACGCTCGGCGACGAGGTCACATGGCGGGCCAGACACTTCGGCGTGTGGCAGACCCTCACGAGCAGGATCACCGCGTACGAGCGGCCCGCTTACTTCCGGGACTCGATGGTTCGAGGCGCGTTCGCCCGACTCGATCACGAGCACTACTTCGCGGAAGATGGTCGAGGCGGCACCGTCATGCGCGACCTCTTCGACTTCGCAGCGCCCTTCGGGATGCTCGGTTGGGTTGCCGAGCGGCTCATCTTGACCACGTACCTGCGCCGCTTTCTCGAGGCGCGCAATCGTGAGATCAAGGTGGTGGCGGAATCGGACGCCTGGAGACAGTTCGTACCACCAGCGGTCTGA
- a CDS encoding GFA family protein, producing the protein MTVRGTCLCGDVAFEADAPFEFMGHCHCSMCRKHHGAAFSSALAVHPSRFRWLRGAEGIRRYESSPGGSRPFCGRCGSAVPGSAGELVFIAPGLLDDDPEMRPQAHIFVASKAPWHEIADSLPRFDAYPSGMGEAVPFERRSEPVAGRVRGSCLCGAVGYEIGGPVAGPIANCHCSRCRKARAAAHASNLFVELPEFRWLRGEDLVVSYKVPEAERFTQAFCRTCGAKVPHVNAARGRVVVPAGSLDDDPGAREELHIFVGSKAPWYEIADDLPRHEAYPPGPYPPPSRRPRDAGARG; encoded by the coding sequence ATGACGGTCCGGGGCACTTGTCTGTGTGGCGACGTCGCCTTCGAGGCCGACGCGCCCTTCGAATTCATGGGGCACTGCCATTGCTCGATGTGCCGAAAGCACCACGGTGCGGCATTCTCGAGCGCCCTCGCGGTACACCCGAGCCGGTTCCGCTGGCTCCGTGGCGCCGAAGGCATTCGCCGCTACGAGTCCTCGCCCGGGGGTTCCCGTCCGTTCTGCGGTCGGTGCGGCTCCGCGGTGCCGGGCTCGGCCGGCGAGCTCGTGTTCATCGCGCCGGGCCTCCTGGACGACGACCCCGAGATGCGCCCGCAGGCGCACATCTTCGTCGCCTCGAAGGCGCCGTGGCACGAGATCGCGGATTCCCTGCCGCGCTTCGACGCCTACCCATCCGGCATGGGCGAGGCCGTTCCCTTCGAGCGCCGCTCGGAGCCCGTCGCCGGCCGCGTGCGCGGGAGCTGCCTCTGCGGCGCGGTCGGGTACGAGATCGGGGGCCCGGTCGCCGGTCCGATCGCGAACTGTCACTGCTCGCGCTGTCGCAAAGCTCGCGCTGCGGCGCATGCGTCGAACCTCTTCGTCGAGCTCCCGGAGTTCCGCTGGTTGCGGGGCGAGGATCTGGTCGTGTCCTACAAGGTCCCGGAGGCGGAGCGCTTCACGCAGGCGTTCTGTCGCACGTGTGGCGCGAAGGTGCCGCACGTGAACGCCGCACGCGGACGCGTCGTCGTGCCCGCAGGCTCCCTGGACGACGACCCCGGGGCGCGCGAGGAGCTGCACATCTTCGTCGGCTCGAAGGCGCCCTGGTACGAGATCGCGGACGACCTCCCGCGGCACGAGGCCTACCCGCCGGGGCCTTATCCACCGCCGTCGCGCCGGCCGCGCGACGCGGGCGCGCGAGGCTGA
- the tesB gene encoding acyl-CoA thioesterase II → MASALDGLVSLLDLEELEVNVFRGRSPQENRQRVFGGQVAGQALVAAGRTVDRGNVHSLHAYFLRPGDPSTPILYLVDRIRDGKTFTTRRVVAIQHGQAIFHLSASFQPEEVGPEHSVPMPEAPDPESLPSFADWIAPKMTSMPEPLRLWFGRDRPIDTRPVEPMDPFHPVRRPPRQLVWIRAAGRLPHQLLLHQCVVAYASDMTLLDTATLPHAIAWNDPSYVMASLDHAMWFHRPFRADEWLLYAQESPAAHGARGFVTGHLFTRDGKLVVSVAQEGLIRPVMPR, encoded by the coding sequence GTGGCCTCCGCGCTCGACGGGCTGGTCTCGCTCCTCGACCTGGAGGAGCTCGAGGTGAACGTCTTCCGCGGCCGCAGCCCGCAGGAGAACCGCCAGCGGGTCTTCGGCGGCCAGGTGGCCGGGCAGGCGCTGGTCGCCGCGGGCCGCACGGTCGACCGCGGCAACGTCCACTCCCTGCACGCCTACTTCCTCCGCCCGGGCGACCCTTCGACCCCGATCCTCTACCTGGTGGACCGCATCCGCGACGGGAAGACGTTCACCACCCGGCGGGTGGTCGCGATCCAGCACGGCCAGGCGATCTTCCACCTCTCGGCGTCGTTCCAGCCCGAGGAAGTGGGGCCCGAGCACAGCGTCCCCATGCCCGAGGCGCCCGACCCCGAGTCGCTGCCGTCGTTCGCGGACTGGATCGCGCCGAAGATGACCAGCATGCCCGAGCCGTTGCGGCTCTGGTTCGGACGCGACCGCCCCATCGACACGCGCCCGGTCGAGCCGATGGACCCGTTCCACCCCGTCCGGCGGCCGCCGCGCCAGTTGGTGTGGATCCGGGCCGCCGGCCGCCTGCCCCACCAGCTCCTCCTCCACCAGTGCGTGGTGGCGTACGCCTCCGACATGACGCTCCTCGACACCGCCACGCTGCCGCACGCGATCGCGTGGAACGATCCCAGCTACGTCATGGCGAGCCTCGACCACGCCATGTGGTTCCATCGCCCCTTCCGCGCCGACGAGTGGCTCCTCTACGCGCAGGAGAGCCCGGCGGCGCACGGCGCGCGCGGCTTCGTGACCGGGCACCTGTTCACGCGCGATGGGAAGCTCGTCGTATCGGTCGCGCAGGAGGGGTTGATCCGGCCGGTGATGCCGCGCTGA
- a CDS encoding sodium:alanine symporter family protein, which translates to MIALEQHLEWLSNWVWGPPLLILLVGTHLFLTVRLRVIQRYLGTAIRLSFERTAEGEGDVSHFGALTTALAATIGTGNIVGVATAVAAGGPGAVLWMWLTGIFGIATKYGEAVLAIKYRITTPQGAMAGGPMYALERGLHMRWLGVVFAALTAIAAFGIGNMVQANSISAMVVETFGVSPWITGIAMTACTAVVILGGIKSIANVCEKLVPFMAVFYVVGCTILLVMHAAAIPETLRLIVGTAFTGQAAVGGFVGAGVREAMRYGVARGLFSNESGLGSAPIVAAAAQTKTSVRQALVSSTGTFWDTVVVCAMTGLVLVNSGEWTNGFKGAALTKAAFGDLPVVGPVVLTVGLLTFVFSTILGWSYYGEKAAEYLFGVGVITPYRVLWVAAVMVGSVVSLPAVWSFADIANGLMAIPNLFSLIALSGVIVAETREHLWDQE; encoded by the coding sequence TTGATCGCGCTCGAGCAGCACCTCGAGTGGCTCAGCAACTGGGTGTGGGGCCCGCCGCTCCTCATCCTCCTGGTCGGCACGCACCTCTTCCTGACCGTCCGGCTGCGCGTCATCCAGCGCTACCTCGGCACCGCGATCCGGCTCTCGTTCGAACGCACGGCCGAGGGCGAGGGCGACGTGAGCCACTTCGGCGCGCTCACCACCGCGCTCGCTGCCACCATCGGCACCGGCAACATCGTCGGCGTCGCGACGGCGGTGGCCGCGGGCGGGCCGGGCGCCGTCCTCTGGATGTGGCTCACGGGCATCTTCGGGATCGCGACCAAGTACGGAGAGGCGGTGCTCGCCATCAAGTATCGCATCACGACGCCGCAGGGGGCGATGGCGGGCGGGCCGATGTACGCGCTCGAGCGCGGCCTCCACATGCGCTGGCTCGGCGTCGTGTTCGCCGCCCTCACCGCGATCGCCGCCTTCGGCATCGGCAACATGGTGCAGGCGAACTCGATCTCGGCGATGGTGGTCGAGACCTTCGGCGTGAGCCCGTGGATCACGGGCATCGCGATGACGGCCTGCACGGCGGTCGTCATCCTGGGCGGCATCAAGTCGATCGCCAACGTGTGCGAGAAGCTCGTCCCCTTCATGGCGGTCTTCTACGTCGTCGGGTGCACGATCCTGCTCGTGATGCACGCGGCCGCGATCCCCGAGACCCTGCGGCTGATCGTGGGCACCGCCTTCACCGGGCAGGCGGCGGTGGGCGGCTTCGTCGGCGCCGGCGTACGCGAGGCCATGCGCTACGGCGTGGCGCGCGGCCTCTTCTCCAACGAGTCGGGCCTGGGGAGCGCGCCCATCGTCGCCGCCGCGGCGCAGACGAAGACGTCGGTCCGCCAGGCGCTCGTCTCCTCGACCGGGACCTTCTGGGACACCGTCGTCGTGTGCGCCATGACCGGCCTCGTGCTGGTCAACTCCGGCGAGTGGACGAACGGGTTCAAGGGCGCGGCGCTCACCAAGGCGGCGTTCGGCGATCTCCCGGTCGTCGGCCCGGTGGTGCTGACCGTCGGGCTCCTGACCTTCGTCTTCTCGACCATCCTCGGCTGGTCGTACTACGGCGAGAAGGCGGCCGAGTACCTCTTCGGCGTGGGCGTCATCACGCCCTATCGCGTCCTCTGGGTGGCGGCGGTCATGGTCGGCTCGGTCGTGTCGCTCCCCGCCGTCTGGTCCTTCGCCGACATCGCCAACGGGCTCATGGCGATCCCGAACCTCTTCTCGCTCATCGCGCTCTCCGGGGTGATCGTGGCGGAGACGCGCGAACACCTCTGGGATCAGGAGTAG
- a CDS encoding TIGR03619 family F420-dependent LLM class oxidoreductase, producing MRFGLFGLNFGPCADPALAIRIAVAAEEAGFESVWTGEHVAMPVRDNPVPTPPETPFLDSLVALANVAAHTRRLRLGTGILVLPHHNPVLLAKALTTLDLVSGGRLIAGFGGGYVEAEFRALGVSFKDRGAITDEYLGAIRVLWTEELPRFSGRFAAFDGIRFEPKPRQRPYPPIVVGGHAAPALRRAARFGDGWYGFGLTVEAAAPLVQELRRLRAATGRPPLEISLTTFEPLTPALVTQAGQVGIDRLIVMPRVPAERLEATVRTLGAELAR from the coding sequence ATGCGTTTCGGTCTCTTCGGCCTGAACTTCGGCCCCTGCGCCGACCCCGCGCTCGCCATCCGCATCGCCGTCGCCGCCGAAGAGGCGGGCTTCGAGTCGGTGTGGACGGGCGAGCACGTGGCCATGCCCGTCCGCGACAACCCGGTCCCGACTCCGCCCGAGACGCCCTTCCTCGACTCGCTGGTCGCGCTCGCGAACGTGGCCGCGCACACGCGCCGCCTCCGCCTGGGCACCGGCATCCTCGTCCTCCCGCACCACAACCCCGTGCTGCTCGCGAAGGCGCTCACGACGCTCGACCTGGTCTCCGGCGGGCGGCTCATCGCCGGCTTCGGGGGCGGCTACGTCGAGGCGGAGTTCCGCGCGCTCGGCGTCTCGTTCAAGGACCGCGGCGCCATCACCGACGAGTACCTGGGGGCGATCCGCGTCCTCTGGACCGAGGAGCTGCCGCGCTTCTCGGGGCGCTTCGCCGCCTTCGACGGCATCCGCTTCGAGCCGAAGCCGCGCCAGCGCCCGTATCCGCCGATCGTGGTCGGCGGCCACGCTGCACCGGCGCTCCGCCGCGCGGCGCGCTTCGGCGACGGGTGGTACGGCTTCGGCCTCACGGTCGAGGCGGCCGCGCCGCTCGTGCAGGAGCTCCGCCGGCTGCGTGCGGCCACTGGCCGCCCGCCGCTCGAGATCTCGCTCACCACCTTCGAGCCGCTGACGCCGGCACTCGTCACGCAGGCGGGCCAGGTGGGCATCGACCGCCTGATCGTCATGCCGCGCGTCCCGGCCGAGCGGCTCGAGGCGACGGTGCGGACGCTCGGCGCGGAGCTCGCGCGTTGA
- a CDS encoding HAD family phosphatase, with product MRYKAVLFDLGGVVVGSPLAVIARYEAVRGIRAGFLNRVVVTAGAAGAWARLERGEILLEAFYPAFEEECAAAGCSIDAREMMARVSEVTVPRPAMLEAIRRIRARGLLAAAVTNNWVAEGEGTGVLRAHFDAFVESSVAGVRKPDPRIYELACAKLRIVPPEAVMLDDIGSNLKTARALGMATIRVADPDSALGELEELLGFPLR from the coding sequence ATGCGCTACAAGGCGGTTCTCTTCGATCTGGGCGGGGTCGTCGTCGGCTCGCCGCTCGCGGTGATCGCGCGCTACGAGGCGGTGCGCGGCATCCGCGCCGGGTTCCTGAACCGCGTCGTGGTGACGGCCGGCGCAGCGGGCGCGTGGGCGCGCCTCGAGCGCGGCGAGATCCTCCTCGAGGCGTTCTACCCGGCCTTCGAGGAGGAGTGCGCCGCGGCGGGGTGCTCGATCGACGCGCGGGAGATGATGGCCCGGGTCAGCGAGGTGACGGTGCCCCGGCCGGCGATGCTGGAGGCGATCCGCCGCATCCGCGCCCGCGGCCTCCTCGCCGCCGCCGTCACCAACAACTGGGTCGCCGAGGGCGAGGGCACCGGCGTGCTCCGCGCGCACTTCGACGCCTTCGTCGAGTCGTCGGTGGCAGGGGTGCGCAAACCCGACCCGCGCATCTACGAGCTGGCCTGCGCCAAGCTCCGCATCGTGCCGCCCGAGGCCGTCATGCTCGACGACATCGGCTCGAACCTGAAGACGGCGCGCGCCCTCGGGATGGCGACCATCCGGGTCGCCGACCCCGATTCGGCCCTCGGCGAGCTCGAGGAATTACTCGGGTTTCCGCTACGTTGA
- a CDS encoding WHG domain-containing protein has protein sequence MLTSAAAGRKGAGAARAAILRAARRLYVAHGASGVSARKIARELGCSPTAIYLYYRSIPDIIEHLRLEGHALLAARLRRVDPKLPALERVRAMGRAYWRFALEHRGYYALMFTLRAAETPRREAVQREMATLFILRDVVARGIETGELRRDLDSTVVTNVLWAKIHGVAALAVSGLLVQTAPGHHEEVLEAMLESAARWLEP, from the coding sequence GTGTTAACTTCCGCCGCCGCCGGTCGGAAGGGCGCGGGCGCCGCCCGCGCCGCCATCCTGAGGGCGGCGCGCCGCCTCTACGTCGCGCACGGCGCGAGCGGCGTCTCGGCGCGCAAGATCGCGCGCGAGCTCGGCTGCAGCCCGACCGCGATCTACCTCTACTACCGGAGCATCCCCGACATCATCGAGCATCTTCGCCTGGAGGGGCACGCGCTCCTCGCCGCGCGCCTGCGGCGCGTCGACCCGAAGCTGCCCGCCCTCGAGCGGGTGCGGGCCATGGGGCGCGCGTACTGGCGCTTCGCGCTGGAGCATCGCGGCTACTACGCGCTCATGTTCACCCTGCGCGCCGCCGAGACGCCACGCCGCGAGGCGGTGCAGCGCGAGATGGCGACACTCTTCATCCTGCGCGACGTGGTCGCGCGCGGGATCGAGACGGGCGAGCTGCGGCGCGACCTCGATTCGACCGTGGTCACCAACGTGCTGTGGGCGAAGATCCACGGCGTGGCCGCGCTCGCCGTGTCCGGCCTGCTGGTGCAGACCGCGCCCGGCCACCACGAGGAGGTCCTGGAGGCGATGCTCGAGAGCGCGGCCCGCTGGCTCGAGCCCTGA